In the genome of Leguminivora glycinivorella isolate SPB_JAAS2020 chromosome 21, LegGlyc_1.1, whole genome shotgun sequence, one region contains:
- the LOC125237572 gene encoding cytochrome P450 6B2-like — MIFLILGAIITFVYWYSTRTFSYWRNRGVKHDPPVPGLGNNADQVFARKSMSQVIEDVYWRYPNEKVVGFYRLIRPELVIRDPDVIKSVFTSDFQYFYARSHLGCESGDQVEPLRRNMLVAEGDLWKLLRQGCSPAFTIAKLKAMFPLIVERAERLQERTLGLVESGAAIDARDLMDRFTMDFIGACGLGIDATALNDDNSPFRKLGEQIFHIGARETIIYMIKELFPGKFPFLKYFGQCEKYLLHLVREIQKMRNNTPSGRNDFVDMLLEMKRKGKIEVESMERQKPDGTPERVSMELDDMLMAANVFMFFGAGYETSANSTSFTLHALAYNPDIQKKVQQEIDMVLAKNENKLSWDAIKEMQYLEWTFKEGLRMQPPVGHIGRTCKKKYTFEELGLTIDEGVRVRISVQALHNDPLYWDKPEEFRPERFSPDEFNETRTKYIYLPFGTGPRICAGERLGIMQSLAGLAAILSRFTVEPAPNSTRKPRIDPKSNLTQGVVGGLPLIFKERKNFQTVPLLIEEFPARSL, encoded by the exons ATGATTTTCTTAATTCTTGGTGCTATCATTACTTTCGTGTACTGGTACAGTACGAGAACCTTCTCCTACTGGAGAAACAGGGGAGTGAAACATGACCCTCCAGTACCAGGACTCGGCAACAATGCGGACCAAGTGTTCGCCAGGAAAAGCATGTCCCAAGTCATCGAAGATGTGTACTGGAGGTACCCCAACGAGAAAGTCGTCGGTTTCTACAGACTGATCCGTCCCGAGCTGGTGATCAGGGATCCTGATGTAATAAAAAGTGTTTTTACGTCCGATTTCCAATATTTCTACGCCAGATCGCACCTTGGATGCGAAAGCGGAGACCAGGTCGAGCCTTTGAGGAGAAACATGTTGGTTGCAGAGGGTGACCTGTGGAAGTTGTTGAGGCAGGGTTGTTCTCCAGCGTTCACAATAGCAAAGCTGAAGGCTATGTTTCCTCTGATCGTGGAGCGAGCTGAAAGGCTGCAGGAGCGGACCCTGGGGCTCGTGGAGTCCGGCGCCGCCATCGACGCGAGAGACCTCATGGATCGCTTCACCATGGACTTCATCGGCGCCTGCGGCCTGGGAATCGACGCCACCGCCCTCAACGATGACAACTCCCCGTTCCGAAAACTTGGAGAACAAATATTTCACATCGGAGCTAGAGAAACCATCATATACATGATAAAAGAACTATTCCCCGGAAAATTCCCGTTCCTTAAATATTTCGGTCAGTGTGAAAAGTATCTACTTCACCTGGTGCGAGAGATTCAGAAAATGAGAAATAATACGCCGTCAGGGAGAAATGATTTTGTAGATATGTTGCTTGAGATGAAAAGGAAGGGGAAAATCGAGGTCGAGTCTATGGAGAGACAGAAACCAGATGGCACACCAGAGCGAGTATCAATGGAATTAGACGATATGCTGATGGCTGCTAATGTGTTCATGTTCTTCGGAGCTGGTTATGAAACCTCTGCTAACTCCACCAGCTTTACTCTGCACGCTCTGGCATATAACCCAGATATACAGAAGAAAGTCCAGCAAGAAATTGACATGGTGCTGGCTAAGAATGAGAACAAACTTAGTTGGGACGCTATAAAAGAGATGCAGTATTTGGAGTGGACTTTCAAGGAGGGTTTGCGTATGCAGCCGCCTGTGGGACATATTGGGAGGACGTGTAAAAAGAAATACACCTTCGAGGAGTTAGGTTTGACCATTGATGAAGGAGTGAGGGTGAGGATATCAGTGCAGGCGTTGCACAACGACCCGTTGTACTGGGACAAACCTGAGGAATTCAGACCAGAAAGGTTCAGCCCGGACGAGTTTAATGAAACAAGaacaaaatacatatatttGCCTTTTGGCACTGGACCGCGAATCTGTGCTG gcGAACGTCTCGGCATTATGCAGTCCCTGGCTGGCTTGGCAGCCATCTTGTCCAGGTTCACCGTAGAACCAGCTCCTAACTCCACTAGGAAACCTAGAATAGATCCGAAATCCAACCTCACGCAAGGAGTGGTTGGTGGTCTACCGCTCATCTTCAAGGAGAGAAAGAACTTCCAGACTGTGCCGTTGTTGATCGAAGAGTTTCCCGCGCGATCATTATAg